A region from the Microbacterium lacus genome encodes:
- a CDS encoding beta-ketoacyl-ACP synthase III, whose translation MAPTLIQSTGAAHTRIYAYGAARGEIAVPNEDLIGPIDSSDEWIRQRTGIVTRTRAVHDTDAIDLATDAAREAIEKSGVAASDIDAVIVATISNPKQTPSVSAIVADRVGSNPAAAYDVNAACAGFAYGVAQADALIRAGAAHYALVIGTEKLSDVVDPTDRSISFLLGDGAGAVVVGPSETPGIGPTIWGSDGSKAEAVGMNGTLTQFRDGEVPWPTLRQEGPTVFRWAVWEMVKVARQALEAAGVTASDLAAFVPHQANMRIIDEFAKQLKLPDTVVIGRDIETTGNTSAASIPLATHRLLQEHPELSGGLALQIGFGAGLVFGAQVVVLP comes from the coding sequence ATGGCCCCCACCCTCATTCAGTCGACCGGCGCCGCGCACACGCGCATCTACGCATACGGCGCCGCGCGCGGCGAGATCGCCGTCCCCAACGAGGATTTGATCGGGCCCATCGACTCGAGCGACGAGTGGATCCGCCAGCGCACGGGGATCGTCACGCGCACACGAGCCGTCCACGACACCGACGCGATCGATCTGGCGACGGATGCCGCGCGCGAGGCGATCGAGAAGTCCGGGGTGGCGGCATCCGACATCGACGCCGTGATCGTCGCGACGATCTCGAACCCGAAGCAGACTCCATCCGTCTCGGCGATCGTGGCCGACCGCGTCGGCTCGAACCCGGCCGCCGCCTACGACGTGAACGCGGCCTGCGCCGGATTCGCCTACGGTGTCGCACAGGCTGACGCGCTCATCCGGGCGGGCGCGGCGCACTACGCGCTCGTGATCGGCACGGAGAAGCTGAGCGACGTCGTCGACCCGACGGATCGGAGCATCTCGTTCCTCCTCGGTGACGGAGCCGGCGCCGTGGTGGTCGGTCCGAGCGAGACGCCGGGAATCGGTCCCACGATCTGGGGGTCCGACGGTTCCAAGGCGGAAGCGGTCGGGATGAACGGCACGCTCACGCAGTTCCGCGACGGTGAGGTGCCGTGGCCGACACTTCGCCAGGAGGGACCGACGGTCTTCCGCTGGGCGGTGTGGGAGATGGTCAAGGTCGCGCGCCAGGCGCTCGAGGCGGCCGGGGTGACGGCATCCGATCTGGCGGCCTTCGTCCCCCATCAGGCCAACATGCGCATCATCGACGAGTTCGCCAAGCAGCTGAAGCTGCCCGACACCGTCGTGATCGGCCGTGACATCGAGACGACCGGGAACACGTCGGCCGCGTCGATCCCGCTCGCGACGCACCGACTGCTGCAGGAGCACCCCGAGCTCAGCGGCGGGCTCGCGCTGCAGATCGGCTTCGGCGCCGGTCTCGTGTTCGGCGCCCAGGTCGTCGTCCTTCCCTGA
- the def gene encoding peptide deformylase: MAVLPIRIMGDPVLHAPAAAVEEITEEVRTLVEDMFETMDAAPGVGLAAPQVGIGLRIFTYSYQDDDGQPWRGVIINPTLWIAPLEPGEPDPDEESEGCLSFPGERFPLRRSERALITGQDLDGAPVRIEVDGWRARILQHEFDHLDGVLYVDRLDDGDWKTVQKIARKRGWGRPGSSWMPGVDDIDA; the protein is encoded by the coding sequence GTGGCCGTTCTGCCGATTCGCATCATGGGTGATCCGGTGCTGCACGCACCCGCTGCCGCCGTCGAGGAGATCACCGAGGAGGTGCGGACTCTCGTCGAGGACATGTTCGAGACGATGGATGCCGCTCCCGGCGTGGGCCTCGCGGCCCCGCAGGTGGGGATCGGACTGCGGATCTTCACATACAGCTACCAGGACGACGACGGGCAGCCCTGGCGCGGGGTGATCATCAATCCGACGCTGTGGATCGCCCCTCTCGAGCCGGGCGAGCCGGATCCGGACGAGGAATCCGAGGGGTGCCTCTCCTTCCCGGGCGAGCGCTTCCCGCTCCGGCGATCTGAACGTGCCCTGATCACCGGACAGGATCTGGATGGCGCGCCGGTGCGCATCGAGGTGGACGGCTGGCGGGCGCGCATCCTCCAGCACGAATTCGATCACCTGGACGGCGTCCTCTACGTCGACCGCCTCGACGACGGCGATTGGAAGACCGTGCAGAAGATCGCGCGCAAGCGCGGGTGGGGGCGGCCGGGCAGCTCATGGATGCCGGGCGTCGACGATATCGACGCGTGA
- a CDS encoding GmrSD restriction endonuclease domain-containing protein translates to MTTATNIEATAVNTLSWLASLDATIVVPVYQRQYRWDIGGCEQLLSDVRAVADSDPHHMHFIGSVLSSTDGDGDDLVLIDGQQRITTLMLLIAALHHTVQHDDTALAGVLERVLTGPDGRTKLRPHEAWADVFESVVFDDRPADGSLRDSRFDDNYAFFRSKISRGDAAHIWRGLQKLEHVAITLGAGANAQQIFASLNSTGEPLRDHELIHNYVLMGLSHAQQRQIEEEFWLPIERNTGASIAAFWRHYMVMLAGREVAASGDHGVYGEFRSRFPRLDVDTLRRHAAHWRASSEVYRTLLEPESETDAELSQRLRQLAIVGKGMNPLVMRALMELRSGEAERETVLRTLDAVQTLLLRRAVAGLPLDRLVARLCRARDESESALTAAIARITPSDERMRAALRFAELPHPAYVLARLAGIEDSREFAVDHIAPLSPAATWSGDGERVWADYTDDEQNSHRALAKTLGNLALLEDELALRVLDASFVDKRDRAYARSAVAQTRALADVGAWDTTGIAARARVLTERFIEVWPRADIVGIDDDGLTPVLDAVLRRGFPPGWQREFAYVEYRGEHWEVPDVKYLFNRIFKRLWADDRDSVVRFSARRGGPVYGSKAWNGQWDALDEAHFLYMGWDLHYMLSAVQGVLGEAGFAPEVFVKYSYIGNAM, encoded by the coding sequence ATGACGACGGCCACGAACATCGAGGCGACAGCCGTCAACACCCTCTCCTGGCTCGCCTCCCTCGACGCGACGATCGTGGTTCCCGTCTACCAGCGGCAGTACCGCTGGGACATCGGCGGATGCGAACAGCTGCTCTCCGATGTCCGCGCGGTGGCCGACTCCGATCCGCACCACATGCACTTCATCGGTTCTGTCCTGTCCTCGACCGATGGCGACGGCGATGACCTCGTCCTGATCGACGGGCAGCAGCGCATCACGACGCTCATGCTCCTGATCGCCGCACTCCACCACACCGTGCAGCACGATGACACCGCACTCGCCGGCGTCCTCGAGCGGGTGCTCACCGGCCCGGACGGACGGACCAAGCTCCGCCCGCACGAGGCGTGGGCGGACGTCTTCGAGAGCGTCGTCTTCGACGACCGGCCGGCCGACGGCTCTCTCCGGGACTCACGGTTCGACGACAACTACGCGTTCTTCCGCAGCAAGATCAGCCGAGGCGATGCCGCGCACATCTGGCGCGGACTGCAGAAGCTCGAGCATGTGGCGATCACGCTCGGCGCGGGGGCGAACGCGCAGCAGATCTTCGCGAGCCTGAACTCGACCGGCGAACCGCTGCGCGACCACGAGCTCATCCACAACTACGTCCTCATGGGCCTGTCCCACGCGCAGCAGCGGCAGATCGAGGAGGAGTTCTGGCTCCCGATCGAGCGCAACACGGGTGCATCGATTGCGGCGTTCTGGCGCCACTACATGGTGATGCTCGCGGGACGCGAGGTCGCGGCATCCGGTGATCACGGCGTCTACGGCGAGTTCCGTTCGCGCTTCCCTCGTCTGGATGTCGACACCCTGCGCCGCCACGCCGCCCACTGGCGGGCGAGCTCCGAGGTCTATCGCACGCTGCTCGAGCCCGAATCCGAGACGGATGCCGAACTCTCGCAGCGTCTGCGACAGCTCGCGATCGTCGGCAAGGGCATGAATCCGCTCGTGATGCGTGCCCTGATGGAGCTGCGGAGCGGGGAGGCGGAGCGGGAGACGGTCCTGCGCACGCTGGATGCCGTCCAGACGCTGCTGCTGCGTCGCGCGGTCGCAGGACTCCCTCTCGATCGCCTTGTGGCGCGCCTGTGTCGCGCGCGGGACGAGTCGGAGAGCGCGCTCACTGCGGCGATCGCGAGGATCACGCCGTCCGACGAGCGGATGCGGGCGGCCCTGCGATTCGCCGAGCTCCCCCATCCCGCCTACGTGCTCGCGCGGCTGGCGGGCATCGAGGACAGCCGGGAATTCGCGGTCGACCACATCGCTCCCCTGTCGCCCGCGGCGACGTGGAGCGGTGACGGCGAGCGGGTCTGGGCCGATTACACCGATGACGAGCAGAACAGCCACCGCGCCCTCGCGAAGACGCTCGGCAACCTGGCTCTCCTCGAGGACGAGCTGGCGCTGCGCGTCCTGGACGCGTCGTTCGTCGACAAGCGCGACCGTGCCTACGCACGCAGCGCGGTGGCGCAGACCCGGGCGCTCGCGGACGTCGGCGCGTGGGACACCACGGGGATCGCCGCACGGGCGAGGGTGCTGACCGAGCGTTTCATCGAGGTGTGGCCGCGTGCGGACATCGTCGGGATCGACGACGACGGGCTGACGCCTGTTCTGGATGCCGTGCTCCGGCGCGGATTCCCCCCGGGGTGGCAGCGGGAGTTCGCCTACGTCGAGTACCGCGGCGAGCACTGGGAGGTTCCGGACGTCAAGTACCTCTTCAACCGGATCTTCAAGCGCCTCTGGGCCGACGACCGGGACAGCGTCGTCCGCTTCAGTGCGCGTCGCGGTGGCCCCGTGTACGGATCGAAGGCCTGGAACGGGCAGTGGGACGCTCTCGATGAGGCCCACTTCCTCTACATGGGCTGGGACCTGCACTACATGCTCTCTGCGGTGCAGGGAGTGCTCGGCGAGGCCGGCTTCGCGCCGGAGGTGTTCGTCAAGTACTCCTACATCGGCAACGCGATGTGA
- a CDS encoding ATP-binding cassette domain-containing protein: MPRRLDADVAIRSTDLSIARASRGGPDVRVIDGVSFVLPHAQTLAVMGPTGSGKSSLLAVLAGANEPGLAVVGGEAHVEGIPVRRPGRAHRTLTYLTGHLAQSAGARLPSRLTVADVIGEPITSRDRRVNQRALAVRVATLLDELMLPLGAAARYPYELSAGMRQRVVLARALVLQPRVLIADEPFANMDVEVRLAARDAILRRRSEYGMSTVVATNDPDVVSGLDADVLVLRSGHAVAYGHGMTDLLWTPGGEDDHRLIAS; this comes from the coding sequence ATGCCCCGCCGCCTCGACGCCGACGTCGCGATCCGCTCGACCGACCTGTCGATCGCCCGCGCATCGCGCGGCGGTCCGGATGTCCGGGTGATCGACGGCGTCTCCTTCGTGCTGCCGCACGCGCAGACGCTCGCGGTGATGGGGCCGACGGGGTCCGGCAAGTCCAGCCTGCTGGCCGTTCTCGCCGGCGCGAACGAGCCCGGACTCGCCGTCGTCGGGGGCGAAGCCCACGTGGAGGGCATCCCGGTCCGCCGTCCCGGGCGGGCCCACCGCACCCTCACCTACCTCACGGGCCACCTCGCGCAGTCGGCGGGCGCACGCCTGCCCTCCCGACTGACCGTCGCCGACGTGATCGGCGAGCCGATCACGAGCCGCGACCGGCGCGTGAACCAGCGCGCCCTGGCCGTGCGGGTCGCCACGCTGCTGGACGAACTGATGCTCCCGCTCGGCGCCGCCGCCAGGTACCCGTACGAACTGAGCGCCGGTATGCGCCAGCGCGTCGTGCTGGCACGCGCGCTCGTCCTTCAGCCGCGCGTGCTCATCGCCGACGAACCCTTCGCGAACATGGACGTCGAAGTCCGACTCGCCGCCCGCGACGCGATCCTGCGGCGTCGCAGCGAGTACGGCATGTCCACGGTCGTCGCCACGAACGACCCCGACGTCGTCAGCGGACTGGACGCGGATGTGCTCGTGCTGCGCAGCGGCCACGCCGTCGCCTACGGGCACGGGATGACCGACCTGCTGTGGACACCCGGGGGAGAAGACGACCACAGATTGATCGCGTCATGA
- a CDS encoding beta-ketoacyl-[acyl-carrier-protein] synthase family protein, giving the protein MSTPRIVVTGIGASSPLGGTAPESWSALLDGVSGARTLEYDWVEQYQLPVTFAAEAKVRPDTVLERPQAKRLDPSSQFALVAAMEAWADAGSPDVDPDRLGVDFATGIGGVWTLLDAWDTLREKGPRRVMPMTVPMLMPNAAAGNLSLHFGARAYARTVASACASSTESIINAIEHLRAGLADVVIAGGTESAIHPITIASFASMQALSKRNDDPAHASRPGSIDRDGFVMGEGAGVLILETEEHARARGAKIYAAVVGGGVTADSYHITANDPEGTGAASAVRAALEMADAAPGDVTHINAHATSTPVGDPNEYVALKTVFGDRIDEIPVSATKASTGHLLGGTGALEAIFTVLALQDRMAPPTINLTEQDPAVPFRISGEPQPLGDGPQLAISNSFGFGGHNAVVAFASV; this is encoded by the coding sequence ATGAGCACCCCCCGCATCGTCGTCACCGGCATCGGCGCGTCCTCGCCGCTGGGCGGCACCGCCCCCGAGAGCTGGTCCGCCCTTCTCGACGGCGTCTCCGGCGCGCGCACCCTCGAGTACGACTGGGTGGAGCAGTACCAGCTGCCGGTGACGTTCGCCGCCGAGGCGAAGGTGCGCCCGGACACGGTGCTCGAGCGGCCGCAGGCCAAGCGCCTGGACCCGTCCTCGCAGTTCGCGCTCGTCGCCGCCATGGAGGCCTGGGCGGACGCCGGGAGCCCTGACGTCGATCCGGACCGCCTGGGCGTCGACTTCGCCACCGGGATCGGCGGTGTCTGGACGCTTCTGGACGCGTGGGACACGCTTCGCGAGAAGGGGCCGCGGCGGGTGATGCCGATGACGGTCCCGATGCTGATGCCCAACGCCGCAGCCGGCAACCTCTCGCTGCACTTCGGCGCGCGTGCCTACGCGCGTACCGTCGCGAGCGCGTGTGCGTCGAGCACGGAATCGATCATCAACGCGATCGAGCACCTGCGCGCCGGCCTCGCCGACGTCGTGATCGCGGGCGGCACGGAGTCGGCCATCCACCCGATCACGATCGCTTCCTTCGCCTCGATGCAGGCGCTGTCCAAGCGCAACGACGACCCCGCGCACGCCTCACGCCCCGGCAGCATCGACCGCGACGGCTTCGTCATGGGCGAGGGTGCCGGCGTCCTCATCCTCGAGACCGAGGAGCACGCGCGCGCCCGCGGGGCCAAGATCTACGCCGCGGTCGTCGGCGGCGGGGTCACGGCCGATTCGTACCACATCACCGCGAACGACCCCGAGGGCACCGGTGCTGCCAGTGCGGTGCGCGCCGCGCTGGAGATGGCGGATGCCGCTCCCGGCGACGTCACGCACATCAACGCGCACGCAACCTCGACCCCCGTCGGCGATCCGAACGAGTACGTCGCGCTCAAGACGGTGTTCGGGGATCGGATCGACGAGATCCCGGTCTCGGCGACGAAGGCGTCGACCGGTCACCTCCTGGGTGGAACGGGCGCGCTGGAGGCGATCTTCACGGTCCTCGCGCTGCAGGACCGTATGGCTCCGCCGACGATCAACCTCACCGAGCAGGATCCTGCGGTCCCGTTCCGGATCTCCGGCGAGCCGCAGCCGCTGGGCGACGGCCCGCAGCTCGCGATCAGCAACTCGTTCGGCTTCGGCGGTCACAACGCCGTCGTCGCCTTCGCCTCCGTTTGA
- a CDS encoding ACP S-malonyltransferase, with the protein MMIAVFPGQGSQTPGFLSPWLSVDGAAERVSSYSEWAGVDLLAAGTEWDADRIRDTQVAQPLIVAASLLSWHALADRSAVAGVAGHSVGEFAAAAAAGVLSDEDALRLVGIRGRAMAAAAAAEQTGMSAVIGGDQDAVVSRLEELGLTPANYNGAGQIVAAGSLAGLQALSAEPPQGTRVIPLQVAGAFHTDYMAPAVQALREAADAVQPADPGVTLWSNRDGAPVESGAAFVAALVDQVASPVRWDLCMDSFAEAGVTGIVELSPAGTLTGLAKRALRGVPSVAVKTPDDLPAAQTLLSGSQA; encoded by the coding sequence GTGATGATCGCCGTCTTCCCGGGCCAGGGTTCCCAGACTCCCGGATTTCTCAGCCCGTGGCTGTCCGTCGACGGCGCCGCCGAGCGCGTGTCCTCGTATTCCGAATGGGCGGGGGTCGACCTCCTCGCCGCCGGTACGGAGTGGGACGCTGACCGCATCCGCGACACGCAGGTCGCACAGCCTCTCATCGTCGCGGCGAGTCTGCTCTCCTGGCACGCATTGGCCGACCGCTCCGCGGTCGCGGGCGTCGCCGGTCACTCCGTGGGCGAGTTCGCGGCGGCCGCCGCTGCGGGCGTGCTCTCCGATGAGGACGCGCTGCGACTCGTCGGCATCCGTGGTCGTGCGATGGCCGCGGCGGCCGCCGCGGAGCAGACGGGCATGAGCGCAGTCATCGGCGGCGATCAGGATGCCGTCGTCTCCCGGCTGGAGGAGCTCGGGCTCACCCCTGCCAACTACAACGGCGCGGGTCAGATCGTCGCGGCAGGATCCCTCGCCGGGCTCCAGGCTCTGAGTGCGGAGCCGCCGCAGGGCACGCGCGTCATCCCGCTGCAGGTCGCGGGTGCCTTCCACACCGACTACATGGCTCCCGCCGTGCAGGCGCTCCGTGAGGCGGCCGACGCCGTGCAGCCCGCAGATCCCGGCGTGACGCTCTGGTCGAACCGCGACGGCGCGCCCGTCGAGTCCGGGGCCGCCTTCGTCGCCGCCCTCGTCGATCAAGTGGCCTCGCCCGTGCGGTGGGATCTGTGCATGGACTCCTTCGCCGAGGCGGGGGTGACCGGTATCGTCGAGCTGTCGCCGGCGGGCACCCTCACAGGCCTGGCCAAGCGTGCACTCCGAGGAGTTCCGAGTGTCGCCGTCAAGACGCCCGACGACCTCCCCGCCGCTCAGACGCTTCTGAGCGGATCTCAGGCATGA
- the dnaG gene encoding DNA primase, which yields MAGRILQADVDEVKARTNIADIIGERVALKSAGVGAMKGLCPFHDERSPSFNVRPQAGFYHCFGCGESGDVYSFLRAMDHVSFTEAVERLAGRIGYTLHYEDGGAAPQSTGRARMYAANAAAAEFFRAQLAGAEAEAGRRFLGERGFDAGAAAHFGVGYAPKGWSNLRDALHAQGFSDEELSTVGLVSQGQRGVYDRFRGRLVWPIRDVTSQVIGFGARKLYDDDQGPKYLNTPETPVYRKSQVLYGLDLAKRDISRDHRVVVVEGYTDVMACHLAGITTAIASCGTAFGADHITVLRRVMGDDTASGEVVFTFDPDAAGQKAALRAFADEKRFAAQTYVAVAPEGLDPCDLRLQRGDGAVRALMDTKVPMFEFVIDQRLAGFALGTVEGRAGALRAAAPIVADIRDPSLRPGYVRVLARRLGLEIGEVRAAVERAARQGGGDARSERPAAPAPEDPNGEAPPQLRVSIATLPRTPDVALERDALMGILQFGHRLDPALLHRALALPFRHPALDAVRTSIAAVSDLSRPGWAADAVSAVREPYRSLAAELLTTDFPALTDEAASTSTASLARRLVVRAVEQEKSELLGAIQRVAPDSTEGRTIRMRLRELDAERQRLTADE from the coding sequence ATGGCGGGCCGGATCCTGCAGGCCGACGTCGATGAGGTCAAGGCCCGAACGAACATCGCGGACATCATCGGGGAGCGCGTCGCGCTGAAGAGCGCCGGCGTCGGCGCCATGAAGGGTCTGTGTCCCTTCCACGACGAACGCAGCCCCAGTTTCAACGTGCGGCCGCAGGCGGGTTTCTACCATTGCTTCGGCTGCGGCGAGTCCGGCGACGTGTACTCGTTCCTCCGGGCGATGGACCACGTGTCGTTCACCGAGGCCGTCGAGCGTCTCGCCGGCCGCATCGGCTACACCCTGCACTACGAGGACGGCGGAGCCGCTCCGCAGTCCACCGGTCGCGCCCGGATGTACGCCGCGAACGCCGCCGCCGCGGAGTTCTTCCGCGCGCAGTTGGCCGGCGCCGAAGCGGAGGCGGGTCGTCGCTTCCTCGGCGAACGGGGATTCGACGCCGGTGCTGCGGCGCACTTCGGCGTCGGGTACGCCCCGAAGGGGTGGTCGAATCTCCGCGATGCGCTGCACGCGCAGGGGTTCAGCGATGAGGAGCTGAGCACCGTCGGACTGGTCTCGCAGGGACAGCGGGGAGTGTACGACCGCTTCCGAGGGCGCCTGGTGTGGCCGATCCGCGACGTGACGAGTCAGGTGATCGGCTTCGGAGCGCGAAAGCTCTACGACGACGACCAGGGGCCGAAGTACCTCAACACCCCCGAGACGCCGGTCTACCGCAAGTCGCAGGTGCTGTACGGACTCGACCTCGCCAAGCGCGACATCTCGCGCGATCACCGCGTCGTGGTCGTCGAGGGGTACACCGACGTGATGGCCTGTCACCTCGCGGGCATCACCACCGCGATCGCGAGCTGCGGCACGGCGTTCGGCGCCGACCACATCACGGTGCTGCGTCGTGTCATGGGGGATGACACCGCGTCGGGGGAAGTGGTGTTCACGTTCGATCCGGACGCTGCCGGGCAGAAGGCGGCGTTGCGCGCATTCGCCGACGAGAAGCGCTTCGCCGCACAGACCTACGTCGCGGTCGCTCCGGAGGGACTCGATCCGTGCGACCTGCGGCTGCAGCGCGGCGACGGAGCCGTGCGGGCCCTGATGGACACGAAGGTGCCCATGTTCGAGTTCGTCATCGACCAGCGGCTCGCCGGGTTCGCGCTGGGCACGGTCGAGGGCCGTGCCGGCGCCCTGCGCGCGGCGGCGCCGATCGTCGCGGACATCCGCGATCCCTCGCTGCGCCCGGGCTACGTGCGCGTGCTGGCCCGGCGGCTGGGTCTGGAGATCGGCGAAGTCCGCGCAGCCGTCGAGCGGGCGGCACGGCAGGGCGGCGGCGACGCCCGCTCCGAGCGGCCGGCGGCGCCCGCGCCCGAGGATCCGAACGGTGAGGCACCGCCCCAGCTGCGGGTCTCGATCGCGACCCTGCCGCGGACGCCGGATGTCGCACTGGAGCGCGACGCCCTCATGGGCATCCTGCAGTTCGGTCACCGCCTGGATCCCGCACTGCTCCACCGTGCCCTCGCGCTCCCCTTCCGCCACCCCGCGCTCGATGCGGTGCGGACCTCGATCGCCGCCGTCTCCGACCTGTCCCGCCCGGGGTGGGCGGCGGATGCCGTGTCCGCGGTGCGGGAGCCCTACCGCTCTCTGGCCGCAGAGCTGCTGACCACCGACTTCCCAGCCCTGACCGACGAGGCGGCGAGCACCTCGACCGCCTCGCTCGCCCGGAGGCTGGTCGTCCGCGCGGTCGAGCAGGAGAAGTCCGAGCTCCTCGGGGCGATCCAGCGCGTCGCACCCGATTCGACGGAAGGTCGCACGATCCGCATGCGGCTGCGCGAGCTGGATGCCGAGCGTCAGCGGCTCACGGCGGACGAGTGA
- a CDS encoding DUF3145 domain-containing protein codes for MASPQSRGVIFIHSAPRALCPHLEWAVGRALGYAVSFDWSDQPVLAGSRRAEFYWEGAAGTGAALATAIRGWEHLRFEVSEDPSPRSDGGRWLHTPGLGIHYAQTDTAGNVVIGEDRIRYAMELAAGDPAELQHELQVALGAAWDEELEPFRHASDDASVVWLHKVG; via the coding sequence ATGGCTTCACCACAGTCGCGTGGAGTGATCTTCATTCACTCTGCGCCACGAGCATTGTGCCCGCACCTGGAGTGGGCTGTCGGTCGTGCCCTCGGCTACGCCGTGAGCTTCGACTGGAGCGATCAGCCGGTGCTCGCCGGCAGCCGTCGGGCCGAGTTCTACTGGGAGGGCGCCGCCGGCACGGGAGCCGCCCTCGCGACCGCCATCCGCGGGTGGGAGCACTTGCGCTTCGAGGTGAGCGAGGATCCGTCGCCCCGCAGTGACGGCGGTCGCTGGCTGCACACCCCGGGTCTCGGAATCCACTATGCCCAGACGGACACCGCGGGCAACGTCGTGATCGGAGAGGATCGCATCCGCTACGCGATGGAACTCGCCGCGGGCGACCCGGCCGAACTGCAGCACGAACTCCAGGTGGCGCTCGGCGCTGCGTGGGACGAGGAGCTCGAGCCCTTCCGCCATGCCAGCGACGATGCTTCCGTGGTGTGGCTGCACAAGGTCGGCTGA
- a CDS encoding DMT family transporter — protein sequence MWPGSEIDNIQDVGDALVGVFDNPSLLIGIPLALLGAVFMSFGAQYQHRGVTKVETLSGGAAAGGLTAAQLGRLLTRPSWVVGTVMLGLAIACQLGALSFAPLIVVQPLGAIALVITTLLNARISGHRPTKRSIRAIIECVGGIFIFVTIAALVATDEPVTTSQLITILVILAVVMIAFAALWLWLRRRMKALFYIIGAGVMYGFVATLAKVVISRIQSGDFEWLTVVCLVALLLAAGIGAYFVQTAYSSGPPDLVIAGLTVIDPIVAIIIGLTVLGEAANAPLWAYIGFGVAGVIAVIGVYDLARNHPQVLSDSQELPIQRGSTQSDPGAPKTNSEKFDEAVAKVWPNPPVDDDKPSRR from the coding sequence ATGTGGCCGGGGAGCGAAATCGACAATATCCAGGACGTCGGCGACGCCCTGGTCGGCGTCTTCGACAATCCGTCGCTTCTGATCGGCATCCCGCTGGCGCTGCTGGGCGCCGTGTTCATGTCGTTCGGCGCGCAGTATCAGCACCGCGGCGTCACCAAGGTCGAGACCCTTTCGGGCGGTGCGGCTGCGGGAGGTCTCACCGCCGCCCAACTGGGGCGCCTCCTCACGCGTCCCTCCTGGGTCGTCGGGACGGTCATGCTGGGACTCGCGATCGCCTGCCAGCTGGGCGCCCTGTCGTTCGCCCCGCTCATCGTGGTGCAGCCGCTCGGGGCGATCGCGCTCGTGATCACGACGCTCCTCAACGCCCGCATCAGCGGCCACCGCCCGACGAAGCGCTCCATACGAGCCATCATCGAATGCGTCGGCGGCATCTTCATCTTCGTCACGATCGCCGCGCTCGTCGCCACCGATGAGCCGGTCACGACCTCTCAGCTCATCACGATCCTCGTCATCCTCGCCGTCGTCATGATCGCTTTCGCGGCGTTGTGGCTATGGCTCCGGCGCCGGATGAAGGCGCTGTTCTACATCATCGGCGCGGGGGTGATGTACGGATTCGTCGCGACGCTGGCGAAGGTCGTGATCAGCCGGATCCAGTCCGGCGACTTCGAGTGGCTCACCGTGGTGTGTTTGGTCGCCCTGCTCCTCGCGGCCGGGATCGGCGCGTACTTCGTGCAGACGGCGTACTCGTCGGGTCCCCCCGACCTGGTGATCGCGGGCCTCACCGTCATCGATCCGATCGTGGCGATCATCATCGGTCTCACCGTCCTCGGCGAGGCCGCGAACGCGCCGCTGTGGGCCTACATCGGCTTCGGCGTCGCGGGGGTCATCGCCGTGATCGGCGTCTACGATCTCGCACGCAACCACCCTCAGGTGCTCAGCGACAGCCAGGAACTGCCGATCCAGCGGGGGAGCACGCAGAGCGACCCCGGCGCGCCGAAGACGAACTCCGAGAAGTTCGACGAAGCCGTCGCGAAGGTGTGGCCGAACCCGCCCGTCGACGACGACAAGCCGTCACGTCGCTGA
- a CDS encoding acyl carrier protein, which translates to MAFSNDEVLAGLAELITDETGISADEVALEKSFTDDLDIDSISMMTIVVNAEEKFGVTIPDDEVKNLKTVGDAVTFITSNQA; encoded by the coding sequence ATGGCATTCAGCAACGACGAGGTCCTCGCGGGACTCGCCGAGCTCATCACCGACGAAACGGGGATCTCGGCCGACGAGGTCGCCCTGGAGAAGTCGTTCACCGATGACCTCGACATCGACTCGATCTCGATGATGACGATCGTCGTCAACGCCGAGGAGAAGTTCGGCGTCACGATCCCCGACGACGAGGTCAAGAACCTCAAGACCGTCGGCGACGCCGTCACCTTCATCACGTCCAACCAGGCCTGA